CCAGCACGACCGTGCGCACCGACGCGCGGCCGCGTGCGTCGGCCGTGGCGAGCGCCATCGCGGCCGGCTCCCGTACGTTCAGTTCCCGCGCCTCCCGCAGCCACCCGCGCAGCAGTACGACCGGGTCCGCGACCGGGTCCTCGTACTCCGGGAACGGCACCTGGAGGGTGCCGGTGAGGCTCTCCGACCTGCTCGCTGTCATGTCCTTCCTTTCCGGCCACGCGGGCCGCTCAGACGAGAAGGGTCCCGCGGGCCACGATCACGCAGTCACCGCCGACCTCGACGCTCGTGAAGTCCTCGCCGCTGCCGCCGATCCGGGCGAGCATGCGGGAAGGGCGGCCCATGTCGACGCCCTGCGTGATCTCGGCGCTCCGGCCCTGGGTGAGGGCCCCGTGCCGCAGCAGATGGATGACCAGCGGGCCGGCGGCCGACCCGGTGGCCGCGTCCTCGACCACCCCGTAGGCGGGCGAGAACATCCGGGTGCGCCAGTGGGCCCCCGAGCCGGCGAAGCAGTTGGCCGCCAGGTCCTCGAAGCGCGACAGGGCGCGGTGGTCGGGGCGCAGCGCGGACAGCGCGGCCGTGCTCTCCAGGCCGACGAACACATGCCTGGGCCCGTTGCGGTAGATGTCCACCGGGAGCGTCGACTTGTCCACGCCCAGCGCGCCGAGGAGTTCACCGGCCCGCTCGAACGGCTCCCAGGTCGGTATCGGCTGCCGCATCCGGGCACCGGTCACCCGGCCGTCCCGGCGGTGCAGTTCGAAGGGGATCGTGCCCATGGCCGTCTCCAGGCGCAGCGTGTCGCCGTCGGTGCGTTCACCGAGCGCGGCGGCCGTCCCCAGCAGCGGATGGCCGGCGAACGGCAGCTCGTTGACCGGGGTGAAGATACGGATCCGGGCGTCGCCGCCGTGCCGCGGGCGCAGCACGAACGTGGTCTCCGAAAGGTTCATCTCCCGCGCGATGCGCTGCATCACCGACGCGGACAGGTCGTCGCCGTCGAAGAAGACCGCCACGGGGTTGCCCTGAAGGCGCACACGGGTGAAAGCGTCCACGACGAGATACGAGTGCATGCCGCTCACCGGGTCCCGGTGCCGGATTCGCGGTGCTGTCCCTGCGGCCGGGTCATCGCGGCCACCCCCGCGCGGTGGTGCAGGCCCGTCCTCGCACCGGCCAAGCCGGCGACCGGGCGGGCCGCGTCGACTCCCAGCGCCGTGCGCACGGCCTGCGCCAGCAGCCCGGGGCCGTCCGGGGTGAGCACGGACTCCGCGTGGAACTGCATCGACGCGAAGTGCGGGCCGCGCAGCGCGTGCACCTCGCCGGTGGCCGGGTCCCTGGCCGCCTCGACCAGCCCGATACCGTCGACGAGCACGCTGTCGCTTGCTCCGTGTGCCGCGTACGTGTTGTAGAAGCCCACCCGCACCCGCTCCCCGAAGAGGTCGATCTCCTTCTGCACACCCTGGTTGGGCAGCTCCCGGCGGATCAGCGCGAACCCCAGGCGCAGGGCGAGCATCTGATGGCTGAGACACACCGCCACGAACGGCCGCCGCCCCTGAAGCAGGGTGTGCACCGCGCCGCGCAGGCTCTCCATACGGGGGTCCCCCGGCTCGGCGGGGTCACCCGGGCCCGGACCGAGCACCACCAGGTCGTATCCGTCGAAGGTGTACGCCTCGTCGAACCGCCGCACCGTCACGACCAGACCCAGCGCCCGCAGCTGATGGGCGATCATCGCGGTGAAGGTGTCCTCCATGTCGACCACGAGGACGGTACGCCCGGCCAGTTCCGGCGGCGAGACGACCGCCGTGCCGCCCGCGTGCAGCCAGAACGGCGCCAGCCGGTCGTTGCGCCGCTCCAGAGCGGCACGCACGTCGGGATGCTGCGCGAACGAGATGCTGTCGCCGCCCGCCTCCAGAGCGGCGATCAGCCCGGCCGCCTTGGCCCGGGTCTCGGCCGCCTCGGCCTGCGGCCAGGAGTGGCGCACCAGCGTGGAGCCGACGCCGATCCGCAGCCGGCCGCCGCCGTCGATCTCCGCGGTACGGATGAGGATGGCCGAGTCCAGCGTCCGCGCGCCCCGCCCGTCGTGGCCGATGAGCGCGGCGACCCCGCTGTAGTAGCCGCGGCCCCCCTGTTCGTACCGGGCGATGATCCGGCAGGCGCTCTCCAGCGGGCTTCCGGTCACGGTCGGCGCGAACATCGTCTCGCGCAGGATCTCGCGCGGGTCACGGCCGGTGCGGCCCTCGATGAAGTACTCGGTGTGCGCCAGGCGGGCCATCTCCTTGAGGTACGGGCCCCTGACCTGGCCGCCGGACACGCAGATCCGGGCCATCATCTTCAGCTCCTCGTCGACCACCATGCACAGCTCGTCGGTCTCCTTGGCATCGTCCAGGAAGTCCATGACGCCGGGCAGGGTGGGCCCGGTCGGCGGATAGCGGTAGGTCCCGCTGATCGGGTTCATCACCGCCAGCCCGTCCTCGACGCTGATGTGCCGCTCCGGCGACGCCCCCACGAAGGTGCGCTCGCCGGTGTGGATGACGAAGGTCCAGTACGCGCCCGACTCGCTCTCCAGGAGGCGGCGGAAGACGGCCAGGGCACTGTGCGGCCCGTAGCCGGTGATGTCCGCGACGAAGGACCGCCTGATGACGAAGTTCGCGCCGGCGCCCGTGCCGATCGCCTCCCGCACGACGTCGCGCACCGTCTGCGCGTAAGCGTCGTCGTCCTGGTCGAAGGACCCCGCCGACAGGGGGGTCGCCACCCGCGGCAGCCGGCTCAGCGCCTCGTACAGGGACACCGTCTCCTGCCCGGTGACCGTCATCGACAGCAGCGGCGCCCCGTCGTCGGGGCAGGCGTAGCCCAGTTCGGCGATCTGCCGGTAGGGCACGACCACCAGCTGCTCGTGCCGGGCGCCGGAACCGGCCAAGGGCGGCTCGGCCAGCGGGATCTCCGCCAGCGTCGCGGGCCGCGACACCTCGCCCGTCAGGACGTCGAGGCGGTCGGGCCCGGTGGCCTCGGGCCGGTACAGCAGAGCGTACGCGGCGGGCGGCGCCGTCAGGATCCGCTCCAGCAGCGCGCTCACCTCACCACCTCCTTGGTCGTCACGACCCTGGCGCACAGCGCCGCGGCGTACTCGAGCGCCTGACGGTGCTGCCGCTCGGAGAAGTCGGCCACGGCGTCGGCGACGAGGAACGTCTCGATGTCGTGGCTGAACGCGTCGACCGCGGTGGCCAGGACCCCGATGTGGGCGTACACGCCGCACAGCACCAGCTGGTCGCGGCCCT
The sequence above is a segment of the Streptomyces asoensis genome. Coding sequences within it:
- a CDS encoding PhzF family phenazine biosynthesis protein — its product is MHSYLVVDAFTRVRLQGNPVAVFFDGDDLSASVMQRIAREMNLSETTFVLRPRHGGDARIRIFTPVNELPFAGHPLLGTAAALGERTDGDTLRLETAMGTIPFELHRRDGRVTGARMRQPIPTWEPFERAGELLGALGVDKSTLPVDIYRNGPRHVFVGLESTAALSALRPDHRALSRFEDLAANCFAGSGAHWRTRMFSPAYGVVEDAATGSAAGPLVIHLLRHGALTQGRSAEITQGVDMGRPSRMLARIGGSGEDFTSVEVGGDCVIVARGTLLV
- a CDS encoding anthranilate synthase family protein yields the protein MSALLERILTAPPAAYALLYRPEATGPDRLDVLTGEVSRPATLAEIPLAEPPLAGSGARHEQLVVVPYRQIAELGYACPDDGAPLLSMTVTGQETVSLYEALSRLPRVATPLSAGSFDQDDDAYAQTVRDVVREAIGTGAGANFVIRRSFVADITGYGPHSALAVFRRLLESESGAYWTFVIHTGERTFVGASPERHISVEDGLAVMNPISGTYRYPPTGPTLPGVMDFLDDAKETDELCMVVDEELKMMARICVSGGQVRGPYLKEMARLAHTEYFIEGRTGRDPREILRETMFAPTVTGSPLESACRIIARYEQGGRGYYSGVAALIGHDGRGARTLDSAILIRTAEIDGGGRLRIGVGSTLVRHSWPQAEAAETRAKAAGLIAALEAGGDSISFAQHPDVRAALERRNDRLAPFWLHAGGTAVVSPPELAGRTVLVVDMEDTFTAMIAHQLRALGLVVTVRRFDEAYTFDGYDLVVLGPGPGDPAEPGDPRMESLRGAVHTLLQGRRPFVAVCLSHQMLALRLGFALIRRELPNQGVQKEIDLFGERVRVGFYNTYAAHGASDSVLVDGIGLVEAARDPATGEVHALRGPHFASMQFHAESVLTPDGPGLLAQAVRTALGVDAARPVAGLAGARTGLHHRAGVAAMTRPQGQHRESGTGTR